Proteins encoded together in one Terriglobia bacterium window:
- a CDS encoding pitrilysin family protein, translating to MRVVIIRNPLAPVVTVEENYLVGADETPAGFPGMAHAQEHMAFRGCEGVSADQTSAIYAQLGGLNNADTQQNITQYFATVPAADLDIALRMDAACMQHIEDADTEWDQERGAIEQEVARDLSNPTYKFITRLNEDLFPGSPYAHDALGTRDSFDATTGAMLKKFARDWYAPNNGLLVVVGDLDPQAALAQVKDFYSSIPRRPIPSRQPIGLKPIKSETFTLDSNLPYVLAFIAYRMPGTHGTDYAATRVLSDVLASQRADLYALVPQGKALAAEFGLAETYPLASVAYALTALPAGGDGPASVAEVKKILAGYADHGVPAELVDAAKRSEIANAEFERNSIPGLASVWSDALAAEGRNSPDADVAAIRKVSLADVNRVAKRYLREDNSVVGILKPVPSGGPVASKGFGGDEKLTSTPSKPVDLPSWAAGRLAAVEVPKAEPKPADMKLANGLRLIVKTDKTSPTITVLGNVRHEPNLETPAGKDGEDDVLEDLFSYGTKTLDRLAFQKALDDIAANETAGFNFSVRTLKNDFSRGVELLADNELNPALPADAFDIVKQQTAEFVKGNLESPGYRARRAVIDGLLPAGDAGLREVTPKTIGNITLDDLKQYHAATIRPDLTTIVVIGDVSPDEARTVIDKWFGSWKAPGNAPDVVLPAVPVNKVSAVNVPDPSELQDNVTLAEQVEMNRYNPDYYALDLANHVLGGGFYATRLYHDLRQVTGYVYTVDVRFEATRSRATYSVTYACDPKNSSKAAALIARDLADMQKTDVTPAELQQAKALLLRQIPLRESSEDSVAGGLLARAQMDLPLDEPTRAASRYFDLTAEQVRAAFQKWIRPDGFIQVVRGPAQQ from the coding sequence TTGAGGGTAGTAATCATCCGAAATCCTCTGGCGCCGGTCGTTACGGTGGAAGAGAACTATCTCGTAGGAGCTGATGAAACGCCTGCCGGCTTCCCCGGCATGGCGCACGCGCAGGAACATATGGCCTTCCGCGGCTGTGAAGGAGTTTCAGCCGATCAGACATCCGCCATCTATGCGCAGCTTGGCGGGCTTAATAATGCCGACACGCAGCAGAACATAACGCAGTATTTCGCAACGGTTCCGGCAGCAGATCTGGATATCGCGCTTCGGATGGACGCGGCATGCATGCAACACATCGAGGACGCCGACACGGAATGGGATCAGGAGCGCGGCGCGATCGAGCAGGAAGTCGCGCGGGACCTCTCGAATCCGACTTACAAATTCATCACACGCCTCAATGAGGATCTCTTCCCGGGATCTCCATATGCGCACGATGCATTGGGAACCAGGGATTCCTTCGATGCCACTACAGGCGCCATGCTGAAGAAATTTGCGCGCGACTGGTATGCGCCGAACAACGGGTTGCTTGTGGTTGTCGGCGACCTCGATCCTCAGGCGGCCCTGGCACAGGTCAAAGACTTCTATAGTTCGATTCCCAGGCGCCCGATTCCGAGCCGTCAGCCCATCGGATTGAAGCCCATCAAATCCGAGACATTTACGCTCGACAGCAATCTGCCGTACGTGCTGGCCTTCATTGCCTACCGCATGCCGGGAACCCATGGAACCGATTACGCTGCAACGCGGGTCCTCTCCGACGTGCTGGCCAGCCAACGCGCCGATTTATATGCTCTGGTGCCACAGGGAAAAGCGCTGGCAGCGGAATTCGGCCTGGCCGAGACGTACCCGCTGGCGAGCGTCGCTTACGCCCTGACGGCGCTGCCTGCCGGCGGCGATGGACCCGCGAGTGTCGCTGAGGTGAAAAAGATACTGGCCGGCTATGCCGACCACGGCGTGCCGGCCGAACTCGTCGATGCGGCGAAGCGCTCCGAAATCGCGAACGCGGAATTCGAACGCAACTCAATCCCGGGTTTGGCATCCGTATGGTCGGATGCGCTTGCCGCCGAGGGCCGCAATTCACCCGATGCTGATGTGGCTGCCATTCGCAAGGTCAGCCTTGCCGATGTCAACCGCGTTGCGAAGCGATATCTTCGCGAAGACAATTCAGTGGTCGGTATTTTAAAGCCGGTGCCTTCCGGAGGCCCGGTAGCCTCGAAGGGCTTCGGAGGTGATGAGAAGCTCACTTCAACGCCAAGCAAACCTGTGGACCTTCCATCGTGGGCTGCGGGAAGGCTGGCGGCCGTGGAAGTGCCAAAGGCGGAGCCGAAGCCGGCGGATATGAAGCTCGCCAATGGTCTCCGATTGATCGTGAAGACGGACAAAACCAGCCCGACGATTACGGTCCTGGGAAACGTCAGGCATGAACCCAACCTTGAAACCCCGGCGGGCAAAGACGGTGAAGACGACGTTCTGGAAGATCTGTTCAGCTACGGGACGAAGACGCTGGATCGGCTGGCATTTCAAAAAGCACTCGATGATATTGCGGCCAACGAGACAGCCGGTTTTAATTTCTCGGTGCGTACTCTCAAGAACGATTTCTCGCGGGGAGTAGAACTGCTCGCCGACAACGAATTGAATCCGGCTTTACCCGCGGACGCTTTCGACATCGTCAAGCAACAGACGGCGGAGTTCGTTAAAGGCAATCTCGAAAGCCCGGGCTACCGGGCGCGGCGCGCGGTGATCGACGGGTTGCTGCCCGCCGGTGATGCCGGACTCCGGGAAGTCACGCCAAAAACGATCGGCAACATCACGTTAGATGATCTGAAACAGTATCACGCCGCTACGATTCGCCCGGATTTGACCACGATTGTCGTCATCGGAGACGTCTCGCCAGACGAGGCGCGAACGGTGATCGACAAATGGTTCGGCTCGTGGAAGGCGCCTGGCAATGCACCGGATGTCGTTCTTCCGGCTGTGCCGGTAAACAAGGTCTCGGCCGTGAATGTTCCGGATCCAAGCGAGTTGCAGGACAACGTGACGCTGGCCGAACAGGTGGAAATGAACCGCTACAATCCCGACTACTACGCGCTGGATCTGGCGAATCACGTTCTGGGCGGCGGCTTCTATGCGACACGTCTCTATCATGATCTCCGGCAAGTGACCGGCTATGTCTACACCGTGGACGTGCGGTTCGAGGCGACACGCTCGCGCGCAACCTATTCCGTGACCTACGCCTGTGATCCAAAGAATTCCTCCAAGGCTGCCGCTTTAATCGCCCGCGATCTTGCCGATATGCAAAAGACAGATGTCACTCCCGCCGAGTTACAACAGGCCAAAGCGCTTTTGCTCCGCCAGATTCCGCTCCGGGAATCGAGTGAAGACTCGGTCGCCGGAGGACTTCTCGCAAGAGCCCAGATGGACCTGCCCCTGGACGAACCGACCCGGGCGGCAAGCCGCTATTTTGATCTGACGGCCGAGCAGGTGCGAGCCGCCTTTCAAAAGTGGATCAGGCCGGATGGATTCATTCAGGTGGTCCGCGGCCCGGCGCAGCAGTAG
- a CDS encoding amidohydrolase family protein, producing MMFLRRITFYLWILAVGCLPVLLAAQARRSATWFEGARLIIGDKSPAIESSAFLVEGDSFTWVGKKGERQPPPNAIRVDLTGKTVIPALIDGHNHIGLVNERDGTNKKANYTRENLVDQLQRYAYYGTGAAMSMGLEADQELAYRLRDEVIPNAARFLTVGKGIAATPMAGPPGEARLGIPYGAATPEEGRTHVRELHARGVHFVKIWVDDREGAVPKLKPEVYRAIIDEAHKSGMEVLVHLSRTSALQDAKDLFKAGVDGFVHTVRDRDVDAEYIALVKRYPKVWTGPNIPGPGETEDDIAMLSETLPAATILTMRRQLAERTAAGNPPNALFELHCRNVRKIHDAGMVIGLGTDGTGDGFGPLQQLAYYGRCGFTAAEAIQAATSVNARILGLTRMGTVAAGKEADFVVLDADPLQNISNTRRINKVYLRGTEVDRAGLRKKFMGNS from the coding sequence ATGATGTTCCTGCGACGAATCACCTTTTATTTGTGGATCCTGGCCGTGGGCTGCCTGCCTGTCCTGTTGGCGGCGCAGGCGCGCCGTTCCGCGACATGGTTTGAGGGCGCCCGCCTGATCATCGGGGATAAGAGTCCGGCCATCGAGAGCTCGGCGTTTCTGGTCGAGGGCGACTCCTTCACCTGGGTCGGCAAAAAAGGCGAGCGCCAGCCGCCGCCGAATGCCATACGGGTGGATCTCACCGGAAAGACCGTGATTCCCGCACTGATCGACGGGCACAACCACATTGGTCTTGTGAACGAGAGAGACGGCACGAACAAGAAGGCAAACTATACACGCGAAAATCTTGTCGACCAGCTTCAGCGCTACGCCTACTACGGAACCGGAGCGGCAATGAGCATGGGGCTCGAAGCCGATCAGGAGCTCGCCTACAGGCTTCGTGACGAGGTCATTCCGAATGCGGCAAGATTTCTTACCGTCGGGAAGGGAATCGCGGCTACGCCGATGGCGGGCCCTCCCGGCGAAGCCCGGCTCGGTATTCCCTACGGCGCGGCCACGCCCGAAGAAGGCCGCACCCATGTCCGCGAGCTCCATGCCCGCGGTGTGCATTTCGTTAAGATCTGGGTCGATGACCGGGAAGGTGCTGTACCCAAGCTCAAGCCTGAGGTCTACCGCGCGATCATCGATGAAGCTCACAAATCAGGTATGGAAGTACTCGTACACCTCAGCCGGACATCGGCGCTGCAAGATGCGAAGGACCTGTTCAAAGCCGGCGTGGATGGATTCGTCCACACCGTCCGTGACCGCGATGTCGACGCCGAATACATTGCATTGGTGAAGCGGTATCCGAAAGTCTGGACAGGGCCGAATATTCCGGGCCCAGGCGAGACTGAAGACGACATCGCCATGCTGTCGGAAACGCTTCCGGCGGCCACCATCCTTACGATGCGGCGCCAGCTCGCGGAACGGACCGCCGCCGGAAACCCGCCGAATGCGCTGTTCGAACTCCATTGCCGTAACGTGAGGAAAATTCACGATGCCGGCATGGTCATTGGACTTGGAACCGACGGCACCGGCGATGGCTTCGGACCGCTTCAACAACTCGCTTACTACGGGCGTTGCGGTTTTACAGCGGCGGAAGCGATTCAGGCCGCTACGTCGGTAAACGCACGGATTCTCGGATTGACGCGAATGGGCACAGTCGCCGCCGGCAAGGAAGCCGACTTCGTCGTCCTGGATGCCGATCCGCTGCAGAATATTTCGAACACGCGCAGGATCAACAAGGTTTATCTCCGAGGTACTGAGGTGGATCGCGCCGGGCTGCGAAAGAAATTTATGGGTAACTCCTAG
- the ltrA gene encoding group II intron reverse transcriptase/maturase: protein MKDPMSSTQSEKHGVPEGLQGVRRVAKERRQERFTALLHHVTIDLLRDSYYALKKQAAPGIDGMAWQEYETGLDDRLPDLHSRVHRGAYRAKPSRRVYIPKSDGRQRPLGIAALEDKIVQQAVVTILNEIYEVDFRGFSYGFRPGRGAHQALDALAVGIMRKPVNWILDADIRGFFDNMSHEWTLKFVEHRIADPRMLRLIQKWLKAGVSEAGEWSETKVGTPQGAVISPLLANIYLHYAFDLWVEAWRRKVARGHVIVVRYADDLVVGFQHRQEAEQFLNEFKDRLAKFGLELHDAKTRLIEFGQKAESNRRQRGEGKPETFTFLGFVHICGKRRSNGSFIVWRKTAKRRMTEKLRQIKVALRQRMHEPVALTGEWLHRVVTGYYLYHAVPGNLDTLGHFYRQIQRQWLRTLRRRSQCGRLRWTQFLRLSERWVPVPRLQHPYPEQRFAKLHPR from the coding sequence ATGAAGGACCCCATGTCCTCGACACAGAGCGAGAAACACGGCGTGCCTGAGGGACTTCAGGGTGTGCGAAGAGTTGCAAAGGAAAGAAGACAGGAACGGTTCACTGCACTCTTGCATCACGTCACGATCGATCTGCTGCGGGACAGTTACTATGCCTTAAAGAAACAGGCAGCGCCCGGAATCGATGGGATGGCGTGGCAGGAGTATGAAACCGGATTGGACGATCGGTTGCCCGATCTCCACAGCCGGGTTCACCGCGGCGCGTACCGGGCAAAACCGTCACGGAGAGTCTACATACCGAAAAGCGATGGCCGGCAAAGGCCGTTGGGTATTGCGGCGCTGGAAGACAAGATTGTTCAACAGGCCGTGGTGACAATCCTCAACGAGATTTATGAGGTCGACTTTCGAGGATTCTCTTACGGGTTTCGGCCGGGACGCGGAGCTCACCAGGCGTTGGATGCGCTGGCAGTGGGCATTATGCGGAAGCCGGTGAACTGGATATTGGATGCCGACATTCGCGGATTCTTCGACAATATGAGTCACGAATGGACGCTCAAGTTTGTAGAGCATCGGATCGCCGATCCGAGAATGCTCCGGCTCATTCAGAAATGGTTGAAGGCTGGAGTTTCCGAAGCCGGCGAGTGGTCGGAGACGAAGGTAGGTACGCCGCAGGGTGCAGTGATATCGCCCCTGCTGGCGAATATCTACCTGCATTACGCCTTCGATCTTTGGGTAGAAGCTTGGCGACGCAAGGTCGCGCGTGGTCACGTGATTGTCGTGCGCTATGCCGATGACCTTGTGGTGGGGTTTCAACACCGGCAGGAAGCGGAGCAGTTTTTGAATGAGTTCAAGGACCGGCTCGCCAAATTCGGGTTGGAGCTGCACGACGCCAAGACTCGGCTGATCGAGTTTGGCCAGAAGGCGGAATCGAATCGGCGTCAACGTGGAGAGGGCAAGCCGGAAACGTTTACGTTTCTCGGGTTCGTCCATATCTGCGGTAAGCGTCGTTCGAACGGCAGCTTCATTGTCTGGAGAAAGACGGCGAAACGGCGCATGACGGAAAAGTTGCGGCAAATCAAGGTCGCGCTCCGACAGCGCATGCATGAACCGGTCGCTCTCACGGGTGAATGGTTGCATCGCGTGGTAACAGGCTATTACCTGTACCATGCGGTTCCTGGCAATCTGGATACGCTCGGTCACTTCTACCGCCAGATTCAGCGTCAATGGCTGCGCACCCTCCGGCGCCGCAGTCAGTGCGGCCGGCTTCGGTGGACGCAGTTCCTGAGACTGTCCGAACGCTGGGTTCCGGTGCCTCGCCTCCAACACCCGTATCCTGAGCAGCGTTTCGCCAAGCTTCATCCAAGGTAG
- a CDS encoding DUF488 domain-containing protein, with translation MNDVYTLGFSNRSWEDTLDILRAFNIQRLVDIRTLPGSKHTPQFNLEHLQAELPKSGIDYIHMKSLGGLRKPRKDSTVNSAWQNSGFRGYADYMQTPEFEAALDELIGLFKEKTSVYCCTEAVFWRCHRQLVSDALLVRGYTIGHIFSASKVEAHKLTKFVKAEGTRVTYPSLI, from the coding sequence ATGAACGATGTCTACACTCTCGGCTTCTCGAATCGGAGTTGGGAGGACACCCTGGACATATTGAGAGCCTTCAACATTCAGCGGCTGGTGGATATCCGGACATTGCCGGGTTCAAAACACACGCCGCAGTTCAATCTGGAGCATCTCCAGGCAGAGTTGCCAAAGTCCGGAATCGACTACATCCATATGAAGAGCCTCGGCGGTCTGCGCAAGCCTCGTAAGGACTCCACCGTCAATAGCGCCTGGCAGAACAGCGGATTCCGCGGCTATGCCGATTACATGCAGACGCCAGAGTTCGAGGCCGCACTGGATGAGTTGATCGGACTTTTTAAAGAAAAAACCAGCGTCTATTGCTGCACCGAAGCGGTTTTCTGGCGATGCCACCGCCAGCTGGTCTCGGACGCGCTGCTGGTCCGCGGCTACACCATCGGTCACATCTTTTCAGCTTCAAAAGTCGAGGCGCACAAGCTGACAAAATTTGTGAAGGCAGAAGGGACACGCGTCACGTATCCTAGCCTGATATGA
- a CDS encoding TldD/PmbA family protein, with protein MKDLTDHALNIAQIEGARYADIRILDRREQVVSVKNGHVDGIGDQDSQGFGIRVLVGNSWGFAASAYLHRAEIERVAATAVKVARASALVPGEKIDLGPAVSSTGKYTTPIQIDPFSIPLEEKLDLLFRADAIMRRNAGVKVAEGNVLAIRNHKFFANSEGAYLEQVICETGGAIAATAVNDTEVQVRSHPNSFRYQGTGGWEYVTSADFVGNAERVAEEAVKLIFADVCPTGDTTLILGSSQLALQIHESCGHPTELDRVYGTEAAFAGRSFLTTDKRNHFKYGSGIVNLTADSVRATGLGTFAWDDEGIPASSTPLVKDGEFVGYLMSRETAAKLGLRSNGCMRADGWNRIPLIRMTNVSLEPGTWELEDLIADTDDGIYMETNRSWSIDDMRLNFQFGTEVGYEIKRGKRGRLLKNCTYAGITPEFWNSCDAITNDKYWTLWGTPNCGKGEPMQTMGTGHGASPARFRKIKVGVFQ; from the coding sequence ATGAAGGACTTGACGGACCACGCACTGAACATCGCCCAAATCGAGGGAGCCCGTTATGCGGACATCCGCATTCTGGACCGCCGCGAGCAGGTGGTCAGCGTCAAAAACGGCCATGTCGACGGTATCGGCGATCAGGACAGCCAGGGTTTCGGCATCCGGGTCCTGGTCGGCAATTCCTGGGGATTCGCCGCCAGTGCATACCTGCACCGTGCCGAAATCGAGCGAGTCGCGGCGACGGCCGTGAAGGTTGCGCGCGCCAGCGCGCTGGTTCCGGGCGAGAAGATCGATCTGGGGCCGGCCGTCAGCAGTACCGGCAAATACACCACTCCCATCCAGATCGATCCATTCAGCATCCCGCTCGAGGAGAAACTCGACCTGCTGTTTCGCGCCGACGCCATAATGCGCCGCAACGCGGGCGTCAAGGTCGCCGAAGGCAACGTCCTGGCTATCCGCAATCACAAATTCTTCGCGAACTCGGAGGGTGCATACCTCGAGCAGGTGATCTGTGAGACCGGCGGCGCCATCGCCGCGACGGCCGTGAACGATACCGAAGTGCAGGTTCGCTCGCATCCGAATTCCTTCCGCTATCAAGGCACGGGCGGGTGGGAATATGTGACCAGTGCGGACTTTGTGGGCAATGCCGAACGGGTCGCCGAGGAGGCCGTGAAGCTTATCTTTGCAGATGTCTGTCCAACCGGTGACACAACGCTCATCCTTGGCAGCTCGCAACTCGCACTGCAGATCCATGAATCATGTGGTCATCCGACCGAGTTGGACCGGGTCTACGGGACAGAAGCCGCCTTCGCGGGGCGGAGTTTTCTGACCACCGACAAACGAAATCATTTCAAATATGGTTCCGGGATTGTGAACCTGACGGCCGACAGCGTCCGGGCCACAGGGCTTGGAACGTTCGCCTGGGACGACGAAGGTATACCGGCATCGAGCACGCCACTCGTGAAGGACGGCGAGTTTGTCGGTTATCTGATGTCGCGCGAGACGGCTGCAAAGCTGGGTTTGCGCAGCAACGGCTGCATGCGCGCGGACGGCTGGAACCGGATTCCGCTGATCCGGATGACTAACGTTTCGCTGGAGCCGGGAACCTGGGAACTCGAAGACCTCATCGCCGATACCGACGACGGCATTTACATGGAAACCAACCGTTCCTGGAGCATCGACGATATGCGGTTGAATTTTCAGTTCGGCACGGAAGTCGGTTACGAGATCAAGCGCGGGAAACGCGGACGCCTGTTGAAGAACTGCACCTATGCCGGGATCACGCCCGAGTTCTGGAACAGCTGTGATGCCATTACCAATGATAAATACTGGACGCTGTGGGGAACCCCGAACTGCGGCAAGGGCGAACCGATGCAGACGATGGGCACCGGGCATGGCGCCTCGCCGGCACGGTTCCGCAAGATAAAGGTTGGTGTTTTTCAATGA
- a CDS encoding TldD/PmbA family protein, producing the protein MNFRQIADAVLSASKAEQTEVLALEQDESLTRFANNCVHQNVTERNVQITVRAVIGTKIGIAVSNDTRPESLRHLASRACDVAKLQPDNPEFKGLPEPQSVTPVAAYDHAVAECTPEHRAKTVGIICRKAATAGCSAAGSMTTSSLSIGVANSKGVSAEHRSTLADASTVIMGTNSSGWAQNTGWQLPAIDAEAIANEALAKLRLGIDPVDFEPGEYAVILDPYATADLLEMLAFDGMGALSVQEGRSWMNGRLGQRIMADSVSIIDDGLNTSGVPWPFDFEGVPKKVVPIVSSGVALTPVYDSFTAGRESDKHSTGHATPPSPQGRFGPAPMNLFLRPGTTSIEAMIKSTKLGLYITRFWYTRTVHPRDAVVTGMTRDGTFVIRNGEIAHPAKSLRFTQSYVDALKYTEAIGTSPRLLRSGFGGATSVPAVKLARFRFTSATK; encoded by the coding sequence ATGAATTTTCGGCAGATTGCCGACGCCGTCCTGAGCGCCTCGAAAGCCGAACAGACGGAAGTGCTCGCGCTGGAGCAGGACGAAAGCCTCACGCGCTTCGCGAACAACTGCGTGCATCAGAACGTCACCGAGCGGAACGTCCAGATCACGGTCAGAGCGGTTATCGGAACGAAGATCGGCATTGCGGTTTCGAACGATACCCGGCCCGAAAGTCTCCGGCATCTGGCGTCCCGCGCCTGCGATGTCGCAAAACTTCAGCCCGACAATCCGGAGTTCAAGGGACTTCCGGAGCCGCAATCGGTGACGCCGGTCGCCGCGTATGATCATGCCGTGGCGGAATGCACGCCCGAGCATCGTGCAAAGACTGTCGGGATTATCTGCCGGAAAGCGGCTACCGCCGGTTGCTCTGCCGCGGGCTCCATGACGACATCGTCGCTTTCGATTGGAGTCGCGAATTCGAAGGGCGTTTCTGCAGAACATCGATCAACGCTGGCCGACGCATCCACCGTCATCATGGGCACCAATTCCTCGGGCTGGGCCCAGAATACCGGATGGCAGCTGCCCGCAATCGATGCCGAGGCTATTGCCAACGAAGCATTGGCGAAACTGCGTCTTGGAATCGATCCGGTCGATTTCGAGCCCGGTGAGTACGCGGTGATCCTCGATCCTTACGCCACCGCGGACCTTCTGGAAATGCTGGCATTCGACGGAATGGGCGCGCTTTCGGTACAGGAAGGACGATCCTGGATGAATGGCCGTCTCGGCCAGCGGATTATGGCGGACAGTGTGAGTATCATTGATGATGGATTGAACACCAGCGGCGTTCCGTGGCCATTCGATTTCGAAGGCGTCCCGAAGAAAGTGGTTCCGATCGTTTCTTCCGGCGTCGCGCTGACGCCGGTTTACGATTCGTTCACCGCGGGCCGGGAATCGGACAAACACTCCACCGGCCATGCAACGCCGCCATCGCCGCAAGGGCGATTCGGGCCCGCGCCGATGAATCTATTCCTGCGGCCGGGAACGACATCAATTGAAGCGATGATCAAATCCACCAAGCTCGGGCTCTATATCACGCGCTTCTGGTATACGCGCACGGTGCATCCCCGCGACGCCGTCGTCACCGGCATGACTCGCGACGGCACGTTCGTCATCCGCAACGGTGAGATTGCGCATCCCGCGAAATCGCTCCGCTTTACGCAGTCCTACGTCGACGCGCTCAAGTACACCGAAGCCATCGGCACCTCGCCGCGATTGCTTCGCTCCGGTTTCGGCGGCGCGACGAGCGTTCCCGCCGTGAAACTGGCGCGGTTCCGATTCACGAGCGCGACGAAATGA